A stretch of the Notamacropus eugenii isolate mMacEug1 chromosome 2, mMacEug1.pri_v2, whole genome shotgun sequence genome encodes the following:
- the LOC140524960 gene encoding calmodulin-1-like, whose translation MAEQLTEEQIAEFKEAFALFDKDGDGSITTKELGTIMRSLGQNPTEAELQDMINEVDADGNGTIDFSEFLTMMARKMKDTDSDEEIREAFRVFDKDGDGFISAAELRHVMTNLGEKLTDEEVDEMIREADMDGDGQVNYEEFVQMMTAK comes from the coding sequence ATGGCTGAACAACTAACTGAAGAACAGATTGCAGAATTCAAAGAAGCCTTTGCACTCTTTGACAAGGATGGAGATGGTAGTATAACAACAAAGGAACTGGGAACTATAATGAGGTCACTTGGGCAGAACCCCACAGAAGCTGAATTACAGGATATGATTAACGAAGTCGATGCAGATGGTAACGGCACAATTGACTTTTCAGAGTTTCTGACTATGAtggcaagaaaaatgaaagacacaGACAGTGATGAAGAAATTCGAGAGGCATTCCGTGTGTTCGACAAGGATGGTGATGGTTTTATTAGTGCAGCAGAACTTCGCCACGTGATGACAAACCTTGGAGAGAAGTTAACAGATGAAGAGGTTGATGAAATGATCAGGGAAGCTGATATGGATGGTGATGGCCAAGTAAACTATGAAGAATTTGTTCAGATGATGACAGCAAAGTGA